The following coding sequences lie in one Leucobacter allii genomic window:
- the ispG gene encoding flavodoxin-dependent (E)-4-hydroxy-3-methylbut-2-enyl-diphosphate synthase gives MPSARAVLAPRRRAREISVGSVRVGGDAPVSVQSMTTTPTTDINATLQQIAELTAAGCDIVRVACPSRDDAEALPIIAKKSQIPVIADIHFQPAYVYAAIDAGCAAVRVNPGNIRKFDDQVGEIARRAKAAGVSLRIGVNAGSLDRRLLEKYGKATPEALVESAVWEASLFEEHDFHDFKISVKHNDPIVMVQAYRQLAARGDWPLHLGVTEAGPAFQGTIKSATAFGILLSEGIGDTIRVSLSAPPVEEVKVGLQILQSLNLRERKLEIVSCPSCGRAQVDVYTLADEVTKGLEGMSVPLRVAVMGCVVNGPGEAREADLGVASGNGKGQIFVKGEVIKTVPESEIVATLIAEANRLAAEMPAAAGTGAPEIVTA, from the coding sequence ATGCCGAGCGCCCGCGCCGTGCTCGCACCGCGGCGCCGTGCGCGCGAGATCTCCGTCGGCTCCGTGCGGGTCGGCGGCGACGCGCCGGTGTCCGTGCAGTCAATGACGACGACGCCGACGACGGACATCAACGCGACGCTGCAGCAGATCGCGGAGCTCACGGCCGCCGGCTGCGACATCGTGCGCGTCGCCTGCCCGTCGCGCGACGACGCCGAGGCGCTGCCGATCATCGCGAAGAAGAGCCAGATCCCCGTGATCGCCGACATCCACTTCCAGCCGGCCTACGTCTACGCCGCGATCGACGCGGGCTGCGCGGCCGTGCGGGTGAACCCGGGCAACATCCGCAAGTTCGACGACCAGGTCGGCGAGATCGCCCGGCGGGCGAAGGCCGCGGGCGTCTCGCTCCGGATCGGGGTCAACGCCGGATCGCTCGATCGCCGCCTCCTCGAGAAGTACGGCAAGGCGACGCCGGAGGCGCTCGTCGAGAGCGCGGTCTGGGAGGCCTCGCTCTTCGAGGAGCACGACTTCCACGACTTCAAGATCTCCGTGAAGCACAACGACCCGATCGTGATGGTCCAGGCCTACCGGCAGCTCGCCGCCCGCGGCGACTGGCCGCTGCACCTCGGCGTCACCGAGGCGGGACCGGCGTTCCAGGGCACCATCAAGAGCGCGACCGCGTTCGGGATCCTGCTGTCCGAGGGCATCGGCGACACGATCCGCGTCTCCCTCTCCGCCCCGCCCGTGGAGGAGGTGAAGGTGGGACTGCAGATCCTGCAGTCCCTGAACCTCCGCGAGCGCAAGCTCGAGATCGTCTCCTGCCCCTCATGCGGGCGGGCCCAGGTCGACGTCTACACCCTCGCCGACGAGGTGACGAAGGGGCTCGAGGGCATGAGCGTGCCGCTGCGCGTGGCCGTGATGGGGTGCGTCGTGAACGGTCCGGGCGAGGCCCGCGAGGCCGACCTCGGTGTCGCCTCGGGCAATGGCAAGGGGCAGATCTTCGTGAAGGGCGAGGTCATCAAGACGGTGCCGGAGTCGGAGATCGTCGCCACGCTCATCGCCGAGGCCAATCGCCTCGCCGCCGAGATGCCCGCCGCCGCGGGCACCGGAGCGCCTGAGATCGTCACGGCCTAG
- a CDS encoding M50 family metallopeptidase, with the protein MTEVLLYILGILIVVVGLAVSIGLHEIGHLVPAKLFGVKVTQYMVGFGKTIWSRRTGETEYGVKLIPLGGYVAMIGMYPPQKPGEAARASTTGFFNSVLDEGTTAVKSAARGAAGGRLDEEIERIGDGPAPRPADGEAPRGLAGIVDDARLASAETIGDDDARTFYRLPVWKKIVVMLGGPFMNLLLAGVFFTIVLVGFGLPQNSTTLGQLSECLRPASSSATDCGADAPAAPAAAAGLLPGDRIVAVDGDAIADWDAFRAAVAQSPGRALDVVIERDGAERSVELTPVANERLVTDADGEIVTGADGEPLTETVGMVGATPATETVPQPISAVPAYVGENISNVAGVIVGLPQRMVDIWNAAFGAEERDPNGPISVVGVGRLAGEVASLDAPVAAKAQTMFGLLGSLNVALFVFNLVPLMPLDGGHVVGALYEGLKRGIARLRGKRDPGPVDTAKMVPVTLAVSLVLGAMTVLLVYADIVKPVSLFG; encoded by the coding sequence GTGACTGAGGTGCTGCTCTACATCCTGGGGATCCTGATCGTCGTGGTCGGGCTCGCCGTCTCCATCGGGCTGCACGAGATCGGGCACCTCGTGCCCGCGAAGCTCTTCGGGGTGAAGGTCACGCAGTACATGGTCGGTTTCGGCAAGACGATCTGGTCGCGCAGGACGGGCGAGACCGAGTACGGCGTCAAGCTCATCCCGCTCGGCGGCTACGTCGCCATGATCGGCATGTACCCGCCGCAGAAGCCCGGCGAGGCCGCCAGGGCGTCGACGACGGGCTTCTTCAACTCGGTGCTCGACGAGGGCACGACGGCCGTGAAGTCGGCGGCGCGCGGCGCCGCGGGCGGACGGCTCGACGAGGAGATCGAGCGGATCGGCGACGGGCCCGCGCCCCGTCCCGCCGACGGCGAGGCGCCCCGCGGCCTCGCCGGCATCGTGGACGATGCGCGGCTCGCGAGCGCCGAGACCATCGGAGACGACGACGCCCGCACCTTCTACCGGCTGCCGGTGTGGAAGAAGATCGTCGTCATGCTCGGCGGTCCGTTCATGAACCTGCTGCTCGCCGGCGTGTTCTTCACGATCGTGCTCGTCGGCTTCGGCCTGCCCCAGAACAGCACGACGCTCGGGCAGCTCAGCGAGTGCCTGCGGCCGGCCTCCAGCAGTGCGACGGACTGCGGAGCCGACGCGCCGGCGGCACCCGCGGCGGCGGCGGGACTCCTGCCCGGGGACCGCATCGTCGCCGTCGACGGCGACGCGATCGCCGACTGGGACGCCTTCCGCGCCGCGGTGGCGCAGTCGCCCGGCCGGGCGCTCGACGTCGTGATCGAGCGCGACGGCGCCGAGCGCAGCGTCGAGCTCACCCCGGTGGCCAACGAGCGCCTGGTGACGGACGCCGACGGCGAGATCGTGACCGGCGCCGACGGCGAGCCCCTCACCGAGACCGTCGGCATGGTGGGGGCCACCCCGGCGACCGAGACGGTGCCGCAGCCGATCTCTGCCGTCCCCGCGTACGTCGGCGAGAACATCTCGAACGTCGCCGGCGTCATCGTGGGGCTGCCGCAGCGCATGGTGGACATCTGGAACGCCGCCTTCGGCGCCGAGGAGCGCGATCCGAACGGCCCGATCAGCGTCGTCGGCGTCGGCAGGCTCGCCGGCGAGGTCGCGAGCCTCGACGCTCCCGTCGCCGCGAAGGCGCAGACCATGTTCGGCCTGCTCGGCTCGCTCAACGTCGCGCTGTTCGTCTTCAACCTGGTCCCGCTCATGCCGCTCGACGGCGGCCACGTCGTCGGCGCGCTCTACGAGGGGCTCAAGCGCGGCATCGCCCGGTTGCGCGGCAAGCGGGATCCCGGTCCCGTCGACACCGCCAAGATGGTGCCGGTCACGCTCGCGGTCTCCCTCGTGCTCGGGGCGATGACGGTGCTGCTCGTCTACGCCGACATCGTGAAGCCGGTCTCGCTCTTCGGATAG
- a CDS encoding 1-deoxy-D-xylulose-5-phosphate reductoisomerase, with protein sequence MKRVVILGSTGSIGEQALDVIRKHPSQFQVVGLVAGAQAERVRAQAEEFSVEHTALGIDDAVRLIREVPADVVLNGITGSIGLGATIAALEAGRTLALANKESLIVGGDLVTGLAAPGQIVPVDSEHSAIAQALRAGRGDEVRRLVLTASGGPFRGRSRAQMRDVTPAETLAHPTWDMGRMVTTNSATLVNKGLEVIEAHLLFGVSYGDIEVVVHPQSIVHSMVEFVDGSTIAQASPPDMRLPIALGLHWPARLAGVGAPLDWRRASSWEFAPLDAEAFPAVELAKEVGRARRSYPAVYNAANEEAVTAFHDGRIGFLDIVDTIREVLEAHSAPEQLDLPALAEAERWARERAQRSIAARG encoded by the coding sequence ATGAAGCGCGTCGTCATCCTCGGCTCCACCGGTTCGATCGGCGAGCAGGCGCTCGACGTCATCCGGAAGCACCCGTCGCAGTTCCAGGTGGTCGGCCTCGTCGCCGGCGCGCAGGCCGAGCGCGTGCGGGCGCAGGCGGAGGAGTTCTCCGTCGAGCACACCGCGCTCGGCATCGACGACGCGGTGCGGCTCATCCGCGAGGTGCCGGCGGACGTGGTGCTCAACGGCATCACGGGATCGATCGGGCTCGGGGCGACGATCGCGGCGCTCGAGGCTGGGCGCACGCTCGCGCTCGCCAACAAGGAGTCGCTCATCGTCGGCGGCGACCTCGTCACCGGGCTCGCCGCCCCCGGCCAGATCGTTCCGGTCGACTCGGAGCACTCGGCCATCGCGCAGGCGCTGCGCGCCGGACGGGGAGACGAGGTCCGCCGCCTCGTGCTCACCGCCTCCGGGGGGCCCTTCCGCGGGCGCTCCCGCGCGCAGATGCGCGACGTCACGCCGGCCGAGACGCTCGCCCACCCCACGTGGGACATGGGCCGCATGGTGACCACGAACTCCGCCACCCTCGTCAACAAGGGGCTCGAGGTGATCGAGGCGCACCTCCTCTTCGGCGTCTCCTACGGCGACATCGAGGTGGTGGTGCACCCGCAGTCGATCGTGCACTCGATGGTGGAGTTCGTCGACGGCTCCACGATCGCCCAGGCCTCGCCGCCCGACATGCGCCTGCCGATCGCCCTCGGCCTGCACTGGCCGGCGCGGCTCGCGGGCGTCGGCGCCCCCCTCGACTGGCGGCGGGCCTCCTCCTGGGAGTTCGCGCCGCTCGACGCCGAGGCCTTCCCCGCGGTGGAGCTCGCCAAGGAGGTCGGCCGAGCGCGCCGCAGCTACCCGGCGGTCTACAACGCCGCGAACGAGGAGGCCGTCACGGCCTTCCACGACGGGCGCATCGGATTCCTCGACATCGTCGACACGATCCGCGAGGTGCTCGAGGCGCACAGCGCACCCGAGCAGCTGGACCTCCCCGCCCTCGCCGAGGCCGAGCGCTGGGCCAGGGAGCGGGCGCAGCGGAGCATCGCGGCGCGCGGCTGA
- a CDS encoding FKBP-type peptidyl-prolyl cis-trans isomerase, protein MKLTRALIPTVAVGALLLTGCSTGGAPTKDAAGAECLTGGAASDAVAVSGEVGTDLELTSEAPYAADEIQRTVLQAGEGAVPEDGQNVMVAMTMFNGADGSEIQQVPASSVPFTESSLNAWAYEGLRCAVAGEQIAIVAPYADVFGEATPEETGVEGITEDDSVVVVMETTEISDEAPTSGEPGTLQGDELLSKAEGTAQDAPEGLPSVKLAENGEPTITIPEGVEAPGELQVATLIAGDGETVAEGDRVYVNYRGVIWRTGEEFDSSWSRGEPTDFLTTQVIGGFSEALVGQKVGSQVISVVPAEDGGYGADQLQSMGYEADDVMVFVLDILGTVHADAAE, encoded by the coding sequence GTGAAACTCACCCGTGCCCTCATCCCCACCGTCGCCGTGGGCGCTCTGCTCCTCACCGGCTGCTCGACGGGGGGCGCGCCCACGAAGGACGCCGCAGGGGCCGAATGCCTCACGGGAGGCGCCGCGAGCGACGCCGTGGCCGTCTCCGGCGAGGTGGGCACGGACCTCGAGCTCACCTCCGAGGCCCCGTACGCGGCGGACGAGATCCAGCGCACCGTCCTGCAGGCGGGCGAGGGAGCGGTCCCCGAGGACGGCCAGAACGTCATGGTCGCGATGACCATGTTCAACGGCGCCGACGGCTCCGAGATCCAGCAGGTGCCCGCGAGCTCCGTGCCCTTCACCGAGTCCTCCCTCAACGCCTGGGCCTACGAGGGACTCCGCTGCGCCGTCGCCGGCGAGCAGATCGCGATCGTGGCGCCGTACGCCGACGTGTTCGGCGAGGCGACGCCCGAGGAGACCGGCGTCGAGGGCATCACGGAGGACGACTCCGTCGTCGTCGTCATGGAGACCACCGAGATCTCGGACGAGGCGCCCACGAGCGGGGAGCCCGGCACGCTGCAGGGCGACGAGCTGCTCTCGAAGGCCGAGGGCACGGCGCAGGACGCCCCCGAGGGCCTCCCGAGCGTGAAGCTCGCCGAGAACGGCGAGCCCACCATCACGATCCCCGAGGGCGTCGAGGCGCCCGGCGAACTGCAGGTCGCCACGCTCATCGCGGGCGACGGCGAGACCGTCGCGGAGGGCGACCGCGTCTACGTGAACTACCGCGGCGTCATCTGGCGCACCGGGGAGGAGTTCGACTCGAGCTGGAGCCGCGGCGAGCCCACCGACTTCCTCACGACCCAGGTGATCGGCGGCTTCTCCGAGGCACTCGTCGGCCAGAAGGTCGGCTCGCAGGTGATCTCGGTCGTCCCGGCGGAGGACGGCGGCTACGGCGCCGATCAGCTCCAGTCCATGGGGTACGAGGCCGACGACGTCATGGTCTTCGTCCTCGACATCCTCGGCACGGTCCACGCCGACGCCGCCGAGTAA
- the rsmI gene encoding 16S rRNA (cytidine(1402)-2'-O)-methyltransferase — translation MILLAATPIGNLGDASARLRETLASAAVVAAEDTRHTAQLLRLLGIEHRPELVALHDHNEHERAEALVERAREQDIVLVSDAGMPTVSDPGFRVVQLAAERGVAVSAIPGPSAVITALAVAGLPTDRFAFEGFLPRKAGERGRALAALAAERRTLVFFEAPTRLADSLDDLASAFGEERPAAVCRELTKLHEEVRRGALAELAAWARAGVRGEIVVVVGGAPERIVSPAAALAEVQQRVAAGERLKDASRAVAAATGIAARELYAAALADRAR, via the coding sequence ATGATCCTGCTCGCGGCGACGCCCATCGGCAACCTCGGCGACGCCTCCGCCCGACTCCGCGAGACGCTCGCCTCGGCCGCGGTCGTGGCGGCCGAGGACACCAGGCACACGGCGCAGCTGCTGCGCCTGCTCGGGATCGAGCACCGGCCGGAACTCGTCGCCCTGCACGATCACAACGAGCACGAGCGGGCGGAGGCCCTCGTCGAGCGCGCGCGCGAGCAGGACATCGTGCTCGTGAGCGACGCGGGCATGCCGACCGTCTCCGATCCGGGATTCCGCGTCGTGCAGCTCGCCGCCGAGCGCGGCGTCGCGGTGAGCGCGATCCCCGGCCCGAGCGCGGTCATCACCGCGCTCGCGGTCGCCGGGCTCCCCACCGACCGCTTCGCCTTCGAGGGATTCCTGCCGCGCAAGGCGGGGGAGCGGGGGCGGGCTCTCGCCGCCCTCGCCGCCGAACGCCGCACCCTCGTGTTCTTCGAGGCGCCGACCCGCCTCGCCGACAGCCTCGACGACCTCGCCTCCGCCTTCGGGGAGGAGCGCCCCGCCGCCGTCTGCCGGGAGCTCACGAAGCTCCACGAGGAGGTGCGTCGCGGCGCCCTCGCGGAGCTCGCGGCGTGGGCGCGCGCGGGCGTGCGCGGGGAGATCGTCGTGGTCGTCGGCGGGGCCCCGGAGCGCATCGTCTCCCCGGCGGCCGCGCTCGCCGAGGTGCAGCAGCGCGTCGCCGCGGGCGAGCGGCTGAAGGACGCGAGCCGTGCGGTCGCCGCGGCGACGGGCATCGCCGCGCGCGAGCTGTACGCCGCTGCACTCGCGGACCGCGCGCGCTGA